The following DNA comes from Coleofasciculus chthonoplastes PCC 7420.
TGTCTACGAAGATTTAACGGTTTGGGATTATCTGGACTATTTTTCCCGACTCTATCGCCTGCGAGAACCCCGACGTACTCGACGCCTACGGGAAGTGTTGGAACTGGTACAGCTTACCAGTAAGCGCAAAAGTTTAATTGCTACCCTATCGCGGGGGATGAAACAACGCCTGAGTTTGGCGAGAACGATTATTCACGAACCGATTCTGCTGTTACTTGATGAACCCGTTTCCGGATTAGATCCCATCGCCCGGATGCAGTTTCGGGAAATTATTAAAACGTTACAAGAAGCGGGAATGACGATTCTGATTTCGTCCCACGTCTTGAGTGACTTAGCCGAACTCTGTACGTCAGTGGGGATTATGGAACTCGGCTATTTGGTGGAAAGTGCGCCTTTAGCTGAACTTTATCGCCGCCTTAGCCGTCAGAAAATTATTCTCTCCAGTTTAGGAGATATGGACACATTGGCGGCTGAATTGAAAAATTATCCGTTAGTGCAAGAAATCGAACGAATTTCGGGAAAGAACCAGATACGGGTTGATTTTTCCGGGAATCCAGAAGAGAGTGCGATGTTGTTGCGATCGCTTGTTGAAGCGGGAATTCCGTTAACCGAGTTTCACTGTACCCAAGAGGACTTAGAAACCATATTCTTAAAGCTAGGACATCAGCAAGTCTCTTAGAACGTTTTGAATTATGTGTAGGGGCGGGTTTTACTATTATCATTTTTGACATCACCCCGATGTAACTATAGCAGCCCCGATCCAGGTTTTTTCACGAATAACAAATGACATAAGACTAAGGACAAATGACCAAATTTAGGAGACTGTTTTCATGCTACTCAAAGGAATAGACAGACTAGGAGACTGGAACCCGCAACTCTTGCGGGAATTGAAGGGAAAATTAAAGGGGCGGAATATCGCGATCGCAGTTGGCGCATCGGTACTTGGCTATCTAGCCATGTTCTTCTATGGATTGAATCAATTTACTCGCTTGAGTGATCCTGATGCTTACCCCTACATTCGCAGCACCGAGATATTCTGTAAACTACGAGATAGTTACCTCGCTAATCAGGACAAACTGTCCCAACTACGGGAACAGTATCGCTCACTTCAAGACCAATTCTTTCGCTATAGCAGTGCAGAATCCTTTGATCTGGACAAAATTAATCAACTCAAAGGTAGTATAGCGGACGTTAAGGCAAAAATCGCCCATCTACAAGGAATTGAAACCGTCCACAAATGCCCGCAAGATGCCATCGATATTCCTCTGTGGTGGCAATATCAACAGGGACAAATGTTCGCATTGCTGAGTGTAATTGCCCTATTTATCCTGCTAATCGTGGGAACTTATATGCTAATCGCTGACTTAGCCGGAGAGGAACGTCGCGGCACATTTAATTTTATTCGCGTTAGTCCCCAATCTGCCCAGAGTATTTTATTCGGCAAATTGTTAGGCGTCCCCATCTTACTCTATCTCGCCGCCATTCTGATCATTC
Coding sequences within:
- a CDS encoding ABC transporter ATP-binding protein, translating into MEAGTFLPSPPPLSQDLAISTHGLTKQFDRHIAVNDIDLQVAAGEVYGLIGPNGAGKTTLIRMLAAAEEPTTGEIYINGDRLLRDQSNPKLKQRIGYLPDDFPVYEDLTVWDYLDYFSRLYRLREPRRTRRLREVLELVQLTSKRKSLIATLSRGMKQRLSLARTIIHEPILLLLDEPVSGLDPIARMQFREIIKTLQEAGMTILISSHVLSDLAELCTSVGIMELGYLVESAPLAELYRRLSRQKIILSSLGDMDTLAAELKNYPLVQEIERISGKNQIRVDFSGNPEESAMLLRSLVEAGIPLTEFHCTQEDLETIFLKLGHQQVS